Within the Pseudomonas sp. SL4(2022) genome, the region TTTCCAGCACGAAATTGACCGCCTCATCGTAAAGCGGGTCGGACTCGCTGCCCTCGCTACCGCCCTCGCCGCTGCCGCCTTCGAAGCCGCTGCCGGACTCCTCGACGCCCGCGAGAATGTCGTCGATGTAGTCAGGCGTGCCCCGCTGCTTCCAGGCTTCGACCACGCGGTGTACTTCTTCATCGGAAACGAAAGCGCCATGTACACGAATCGGTAGGCCGGTGCCCGGTGGCATGTAGAGCATGTCACCGTGACCCAGTAGCTGCTCGGCCCCACCCTGATCAAGGATGGTACGCGAGTCGATCTTGCTGGAAACCTGGAAAGCCATGCGCGTCGGAATATTGGCCTTAATCAGGCCGGTGATCACATCCACCGATGGACGCTGGGTCGCGAGAATCAGGTGAATACCCGCTGCACGGGCTTTCTGCGCAATACGCGCAATCAGCTCTTCAACCTTCTTGCCGACGATCATCATCATGTCTGCAAACTCGTCGACCACAACTACGATGGTCGGCAGGGTTTTCAGTAACGGCGCTTCGTCATGCATGCTTTCGCGCTTGTACAGCGGATCTGCCAATGGCTCACCCGCCTCTTCGGCGTCCTTGACCTTGCGGTTAAAGCCCGCCAGGTTGCGTACGCCCATTTTCGACATCAGCTTGTAGCGACGCTCCATCTCGGCCACCGACCAGCGCAGGGCGTTGGCGGCTTCCTTCATGTCGGTCACCACCGGGCACAGCAGATGCGGAATACCTTCGTAGATCGACAGCTCGAGCATTTTCGGGTCGATCATGATCAAGCGCGCCTCTTCCGGCGTGGACTTGAACAGGATCGAGAGGATCATCGCGTTGACCCCGACCGATTTACCTGAGCCGGTGGTACCGGCCACCAGCAGGTGCGGCATGCGCGCCAGGTCGGTGATCACCGGCTTGCCGCCGATGTCATGCCCCAGAGCCAGGGTGACCGGCGACTTGGCGTCATCGTACTCTGGCGAGGACAGCACTTCGGAGAAGCGCACGATCTGCCGGTCTTCGTTGGGAATCTCAATGCCGACCGTGGTCTTGCCAGGAATCACTTCCACCACCCGAACACTGATCACCGCCAACGAGCGCGCCAGGTCTTTGGCCAGGTTGGAAATGCGGCTGACCTTGACCCCGGCAGCCGGTTGAATCTCGAAACGGGTGATCACCGGACCTGGGTGTACAGACTCGACAATCACCTCGACGCCGAACTCCTTGAGTTTGATCTCAAGCAGACGCGACATCGCTTCCAGCGACTCGGGGGAGTATTTCTTCTGAATTTTTTCCGCCACATCGAGAATCGAAATCGGTGGCAAGCTGCCGGCCAGGGCGCTGTCTTCGAACAGGTTGACCTGTTTTTCTTTCAGCACGCGCTTGCTGGGCTCGGGGGCTTTGGGCACAGCCGGCGGGGTAATGACCGGAGCGGGACGGTTAACCCGCTCGCTCATGTGCTTGTTCAGCGCATCTTCGCGCTCGATCAGCCGTTCCTTGACCTTGGCCTGCTCGCGGCGATCCAGCACGATCGGAGCCGACACTTCGCTGACCCGCTCATCCACTTCACGCAGTTGTGCCACCAGTTGCTGGCGTTCCAGGCGCGCATTCCACCAGCGGTTGGCCAGGCTCTGAATCAGTTCAATCAGATCCAGGGTAATTTTGCCGGTCAGGTCCATTACCTTGAACCAGGACAGGTCAGTAAATACGGTCAGCCCGAACAGAAACAGGGCAATAAATAACAGCGTACTGCCCTGTACATTCAGGGCATTAATTGCCAGTTGGCCGAGGCTTTCCCCCAGGGCGCCACCGGCCGATGCGGGCATGCTGGAACTGGCCTGGAAATGGATAAAAGCCAGCGCCGCACCGGACAGCACCAGAAACACCAGACCGATCAGCCGCCAAGAGAACAGCCAGCCGCTCCACTGCCAGGGTTGATGACGTGCACGAAACACCTGCAGGGTTTTCACCGCCAGCAGCAGCGGGAATAGATAGGCAAAATAGCCCAAGGCCATAAACAGAATGTCGGCAAACCAGGCTCCGGCTCGGCCTGCAGCGTTCTGCACCTGTTCTACGTTGCTGGTGTGAGTCCAGCCCGGATCGGCCGCATCGTAGGTCAGCAGAGCCATCCACAGGTACAGACAAAGCGCACCAAGGCCGATCAGGGCGCCTTCTTTCAATCGATAGGGCAGCTGCTGACGCCAGAGAGGGGCTTGTACGGTTGGGCTAGATTTCTTCAAAACGCATCTGTTCCTGCGCCAGAGGCGCCGAATAATTGGTTAACAGCAAAATATGCAGCGATTGTACGGGTTTAGCCAGACGATACCAAAATGAACTGTATGCATAAACAGCTCAAGTGGTTGACTCCCGCTCATTGCCTGCTTCGGTGTAGCATATCCGTCAACATCTTCCGTGCGGCTCAATTGGAGCATGCATTCTCTTTTGTGACAAAGGCTTATGAGGTGTTTTTATGAGCGAAGTCAAGCATTCACGCTTGATCATCCTGGGCTCCGGCCC harbors:
- the ftsK gene encoding DNA translocase FtsK, whose amino-acid sequence is MKKSSPTVQAPLWRQQLPYRLKEGALIGLGALCLYLWMALLTYDAADPGWTHTSNVEQVQNAAGRAGAWFADILFMALGYFAYLFPLLLAVKTLQVFRARHQPWQWSGWLFSWRLIGLVFLVLSGAALAFIHFQASSSMPASAGGALGESLGQLAINALNVQGSTLLFIALFLFGLTVFTDLSWFKVMDLTGKITLDLIELIQSLANRWWNARLERQQLVAQLREVDERVSEVSAPIVLDRREQAKVKERLIEREDALNKHMSERVNRPAPVITPPAVPKAPEPSKRVLKEKQVNLFEDSALAGSLPPISILDVAEKIQKKYSPESLEAMSRLLEIKLKEFGVEVIVESVHPGPVITRFEIQPAAGVKVSRISNLAKDLARSLAVISVRVVEVIPGKTTVGIEIPNEDRQIVRFSEVLSSPEYDDAKSPVTLALGHDIGGKPVITDLARMPHLLVAGTTGSGKSVGVNAMILSILFKSTPEEARLIMIDPKMLELSIYEGIPHLLCPVVTDMKEAANALRWSVAEMERRYKLMSKMGVRNLAGFNRKVKDAEEAGEPLADPLYKRESMHDEAPLLKTLPTIVVVVDEFADMMMIVGKKVEELIARIAQKARAAGIHLILATQRPSVDVITGLIKANIPTRMAFQVSSKIDSRTILDQGGAEQLLGHGDMLYMPPGTGLPIRVHGAFVSDEEVHRVVEAWKQRGTPDYIDDILAGVEESGSGFEGGSGEGGSEGSESDPLYDEAVNFVLESRRASISAVQRKLKIGYNRAARMIEAMEMAGVVTSMNTNGSREVIAPGPMRD